In Anolis carolinensis isolate JA03-04 unplaced genomic scaffold, rAnoCar3.1.pri scaffold_14, whole genome shotgun sequence, the following proteins share a genomic window:
- the cunh5orf15 gene encoding keratinocyte-associated transmembrane protein 2, producing MARERPPGLRSGALGLLLVLLASLPVKAEEEADAGRLHQDRVPSSPSAPTASSSFATKHTKDGSTASPKAEADAEASEGAALEGGPGQGLPPASPSPREAGTPDDDYDAFEEPEGPRGEDDDDEEDNDNDEGEEEDLVAKAQGSEGKGPLSAAAASSVERTMVSAWLPHPEAPPQQGGGHFFLHLVAVAFLVAVAYVAYHNKRKILVLVQGWRWQEGLQGSKGQGYRRLDQNVEEAMPSLKAAQPYVF from the exons atGGCGAGGGAAAGGCCTCCGGGGCTCCGGAGCGGCGCTCTAGGCCTCCTCCTCGTACTCCTCGCCTCTCTTCCGGTAAAGGCGGAAGAGGAAGCGGACGCCG GCCGCCTCCACCAGGACCGAGTGCCTTCCTCCCCTTCGGCTCCGACTGCCTCCTCGTCTTTTGCCACGAAACACACAAAGGACGGGAGCACCGCTTCCCCCAAAGCAGAGGCAGATGCGGAGGCTTCAGAGGGGGCTGCCCTTGAGGGGGGCCCGGGCCAGGGTCTGCCTCCCGCCTCTCCGTCTCCGAGGGAAGCCGGGACCCCTGACGACGACTACGACGCCTTTGAGGAGCCCGAGGGGCCCCGAGGAGAGGACGACGACGACGAGGAGGACAACGACAATGacgaaggggaggaagaagacTTAGTGGCCAAGGCGCAGGGCTCGGAGGGCAAAGGGCCACTCTCTGCTGCTGCCGCTTCTTCCGTGGAGAGGACGATGGTCTCTGCGTGGCTGCCGCATCCGGAGGCGCCTCCTCAGCAGGGCGGGGGGCACTTCTTCCTCCACTTGGTGGCCGTGGCCTTCCTGGTGGCCGTGGCCTACGTCGCGTACCACAACAAGCGCAAG ATCTTGGTGCTGGTGCAGGGCTGGCGGTGGCAGGAGGGCCTCCAGGGCTCGAAGGGGCAGGGCTACCGGCGCCTGGACCAGAACGTGGAGGAGGCCATGCCCTCCCTCAAGGCCGCCCAACCATACGTCTTCTGA